Sequence from the Candidatus Zixiibacteriota bacterium genome:
CCCGTATGGGAGAAATGGTCGGCAGGAAAGCATCGCAGAGACTTGGGGTCGAATTTGGCATTGTCGATCTCTCGCTTGCGCCGACTCCGGCCGAAGGGGATTCGGTGGCTGATATTCTCGAAGCGATAGGTGTCGAGCGGTGCGGTTGTCATGGCACAACCGCCGCTCTTATGCTTCTCAACGATGCCGTAAAAAAGGGGGGTCTTATGGCCTCTTCTTTTGTCGGCGGACTTTCCGGCGCGTTCATTCCGGTTGCCGAAGATCAGGGTATGATTCGCGCGGTCGAAGCTGGCGCGCTCTCGATTGAGAAACTTGAAGCGATGAGTTCGGTCTGCTCGGTAGGACTCGACATGGTAGCAATCCCAGGGGACACGCCGGCCGCGACGATCTCGGCTATTATCGCCGATGAATGCGCAATCGGTGTGGTCAATCACAAAACAACAGCAGTGCGGATAATTCCGGTTCCCGGCAAAATGGTTGGCCAGTCTGCCGAATACGGCGGATTGCTCGGAACAGCGCCAATAATGGCTGTGTCTAAATTTTCATCGGCAAATTTTATTGCCCGAGGTGGTCGGATTCCCGCCCCGGCATCAGGTATAAATAACTGACTTCAAAAATTGGAGGGATGGAAGATGAAGAGATTTATTTTTGGCGAGTTTGGAAAGAGCTCCAGCGCAAGTGATTTTGGGTTGCTTATTCTTCGCATGGCGGGACTCTCGCTCGCTCTTGCCCACGGCGTCGCAAAACTGCCGCCGTCGGAAGAGCTTGTCTCTGGAGTTGCCGCGCTTGGGATTCCCAATCCCTGTTCTCTTTGCATGGTTGGCCGCGCTGGCTGAGTCCGTGGGAGCCTTTCTCCTTGCGCTTGGCTTGATGACTCGCATTGCAGCGGCGATGATTGCCTTCACAATGGCGGTCGCCTTTACACTCGCACATGCCGCCGATCCATTTGGTGTAAAAGAATTGGCCTTCCTGTATGGAATAGTTGCCGTCTGTCTTCTCCTGACGGGTCCCGGCAAAATGTCCCTTGATTATTTTCTGAGCAAGAGAAGGTAATTCGTTCTAAGAAAACAAAACGTTCCAGATAAACAGCCCGATCATAATCGAGGCAATAACCACTTTGAGCAGACTTCCGGCGAGGAATCCGATAAAACTTCCGATTCCCGCGCGGAGAGCTTGGGCCTGATTTTTTCCTGCAAGCATTTCTCCGATGACGGCGCCGATAAACGCGCCAGCGATAAAGCCTATCAATCCGATACCCGGCAAAGCAAGTCCAGCAATCATTCCAACAAATGACCCGGCTGTCCCCATCCAGCTTCCGCCCATTTTTTTGATGCCGAGAATTGTGAGCAGCCATTCGGCAACGAAAGATACCCCGGTGAGGACAGTCAGTGTTATGAGTGTATTGCCGGTTATGTATTTGAAATCAGTAAGCAGGCCAAATCCAAAAGCCGCCAACAGAATTAAGGGTGTGCCGGGAATAATCGGCAGGATAACACCGGCCAATCCAACGAGCATAATGCCGAGCGCAAGAATAAAGAGCGTTATTTCCATACCAGACATAGCGGTAAATATATGACAATCTATACGCAAAAATACTGATTTGTTGCTCGCGTTACACAGCAGGCAATTGAATGTTGAGGGAACCCTATGTGTATAACTTATGCAGAATCGAAATCATCTGAAATATCGGTGAACTTAGATACTGCGTTCGCCCCGACGAAAGTTGGGGTTTTTTTTAGATGTATCATTTTGAATGATGCTCGCTTTTAACATATAAAACGAGAGTAGTATTTACAGAGCTAATTCAGTTGTCCCCGAATTTCGCCGTTTGGATTTTGTGTGGTAAGGACGTTGACATAGATATCTCCTGATTCAATTCGAGAAATGAGTACATCAATCGTCTGTCCGGCAAGCGGGCTAATTAGAT
This genomic interval carries:
- a CDS encoding DoxX family protein — its product is MGFPIPVLFAWLAALAESVGAFLLALGLMTRIAAAMIAFTMAVAFTLAHAADPFGVKELAFLYGIVAVCLLLTGPGKMSLDYFLSKRR
- a CDS encoding DUF456 domain-containing protein is translated as MSGMEITLFILALGIMLVGLAGVILPIIPGTPLILLAAFGFGLLTDFKYITGNTLITLTVLTGVSFVAEWLLTILGIKKMGGSWMGTAGSFVGMIAGLALPGIGLIGFIAGAFIGAVIGEMLAGKNQAQALRAGIGSFIGFLAGSLLKVVIASIMIGLFIWNVLFS